The segment acctctggcatatctcattggctctcaaaacttggttaaaaataaccatgctcccgagcagggttattttcgaaaaaccatcgaactgtcaaatttttgaccaaaaagttaaaaatttcgcgaaatggttcacagcctaagtgttaatgctaaccactacgccgggactgacccacGTTAGGAATAATTGTGTTAATTATTAATTTCATCGATTATTAGCGAAAAACTTAGGACAATAAACTTACCTCCACCGCGACCTCGTCCTCTAGCGGCTGTAATATAAACGATTTTAATATTCAAACATATTTATTTAAACATTAATTTAATACCTTGTGCCCGTAAAATAGCTGACTTCCCTCTACCCGCGGTACCAGCTTTCGTTCCCTGTTTTTTAAACATTGGAGCATTTTTAAGCATATCCGGAAGAATCAAGAACCGTATCTTAGATCCACGAATGTAAACGTTCTCTAGGTTTGCCGTTCTGCCATCACGGTAAGTCACAGTAAGCTGCATTAGTTGACAATTCATGTTGTCTTCAGCTTCAATAAGTTTCCCTCGATATACTTCACCGGTAATAGTCTCACAGGTTACAATATGACCCTCTGCTTCGTGCAAAACTTTTATAGGAACTCCGATAGACATTCTAGCAAGAGTTTTCTATtcgaattgaaaaattgtaaatcGGCTAACCGCTTGAAATggaattggccttgccagcgttgcttaTATTGTTCagggtagagtgactatatacagagtggcgacaatgtgaaaattggaatgataattatctgtcagtgtcattccaatcgagcagacgatttatccaacgcgtatgtaggaaagagaaagaaaaatcggaaaaaccgcactgcatacatttgggatgacttgtcgccactctgtatatagtcactctagttcaggggtttgcgtgagaaaaaaagaaagggaagtatttttgcttttgtcaacactcacgcgttgacagttcggcacgagattccctgtaagtgcgagcagcctacgaaatctctttcaccGCTGGCATCGCCAATTCgctgtaagcacaaatcgatctcttgtaccctcatggaactgccttatggaaagtttgtgaaaatgtggtgcaaagttttgtctatccttttcactctttaacaaacctgcgcaccgacttcacaaatagaacaaacttgggaaggtggcagcaccgtttcgcacACAGCGAATCACCAAGGGAATGCGCCATTAACGAGAGCAGCGAGTACAACATCGAACAATGAAAatcgatgttttgcttttttcttttttttctcgctatgttactgctagagtgactatatacagagtggcgacaagtcatcccaaatgtatgcaatgcggcttttccaaggtttttctttctctttcctgcatacgcgttggataggtcgtctgctctagagtgactatatacagagtggcgccaagtcatcccaaatgtatgcaatgcggtttatcctaggtttttctttctctttcctgcatacgcgttggataggttgtctgctcgattggaatgacactgacagataattatcattccaattttgacattgtcgccactctgtatatagtcactctaccccataaaaaatccttcctacttttccccctatttagtAGGTTCGCGTAGGGTGAATCGCCCTATTTTGCTTCCTACGGATCGGCCGATTTTTGCAACATTTACCAGCCTACGCTTATTGGAGTTTTACAGGGGAATATACCGATTCTCAGGTATACAAAATCGATCGACTAGAAC is part of the Sabethes cyaneus chromosome 2, idSabCyanKW18_F2, whole genome shotgun sequence genome and harbors:
- the LOC128734912 gene encoding small nuclear ribonucleoprotein Sm D3 → MSIGVPIKVLHEAEGHIVTCETITGEVYRGKLIEAEDNMNCQLMQLTVTYRDGRTANLENVYIRGSKIRFLILPDMLKNAPMFKKQGTKAGTAGRGKSAILRAQAARGRGRGGGANPGNRPPGKGNWQGQGPSGGRGRGGL